In the Polyangiaceae bacterium genome, one interval contains:
- a CDS encoding alpha/beta fold hydrolase has protein sequence MRSQDSGCAGSLDGDQLEVTRAVTRFGVNVALSVARSYGGISASSRAKANSFRRPDVMARPIHLLFVLALSACSGSEQPSASPADAGLDAVVSSDAGPDGALDAPSDAATAWESNVACDYPGVRSVDAPATADPNGPRIRFRYRVFEASPTAPWVFVVPGGPGQSLIAEDASSNFALGAVPTAQFNIVYVDARGSGCNVFPDLGTLPDEDAYTIQRVASDVRAVIERESPDEYYLYGASFGTAVVTVAAHDLAQSAVPLPKSIVLEGALGRAFASFDEYFAAFKSEWARVQLLIPSSWRQSLTAEPFGDPNGYTRYQWGAFVSQQLILGDYPGYGHLLSYWLNGLTANDAAANAYVQNFMSSVPAGIPSQPSGGLFSTIACRELWGHWLPGRELSGAELNAVGADLCSGMPRKDYDSVDYLSTIPAVYFHGPFDPTTTTAQAQYHFDNHHGSVRDFITVPNTAHTPLTLGLAARGCAPQVWQAIRGQQQLATVVASCAQSGETIDLVHRDD, from the coding sequence ATGCGCTCGCAAGACAGCGGCTGCGCCGGCAGCCTCGACGGCGATCAGCTCGAGGTCACGCGCGCCGTCACCCGCTTCGGCGTGAACGTCGCACTCTCCGTCGCCCGCAGCTACGGCGGCATCTCCGCTTCGTCCAGGGCGAAGGCCAACTCATTCCGGCGGCCCGATGTCATGGCGCGCCCGATCCACCTCCTGTTCGTCCTGGCGCTGTCCGCCTGCAGTGGATCCGAGCAGCCCAGCGCCTCGCCAGCGGACGCAGGTCTCGACGCAGTGGTCTCGAGTGACGCTGGACCCGATGGCGCGCTCGACGCACCGAGCGACGCCGCGACCGCTTGGGAGAGCAACGTTGCCTGTGACTATCCCGGAGTGCGAAGCGTCGACGCGCCGGCAACCGCCGACCCGAACGGTCCCCGCATTCGCTTTCGCTACCGCGTGTTCGAAGCCAGCCCCACGGCACCCTGGGTGTTCGTCGTCCCGGGCGGTCCCGGACAATCCCTGATCGCAGAAGATGCCTCGAGCAACTTCGCGTTGGGCGCCGTCCCTACCGCCCAATTCAACATCGTCTACGTCGACGCGCGCGGCTCGGGCTGCAACGTCTTTCCCGATCTCGGAACGCTCCCCGACGAGGATGCGTACACCATCCAGCGCGTCGCCAGCGATGTGCGCGCCGTCATCGAGCGGGAGTCTCCCGACGAGTACTATCTCTATGGCGCTTCGTTCGGGACTGCCGTGGTCACGGTCGCCGCCCACGATCTCGCACAGAGCGCCGTCCCGCTCCCAAAGAGCATCGTCCTCGAGGGCGCGCTGGGCCGTGCCTTCGCTTCCTTCGACGAGTACTTCGCCGCCTTCAAGAGCGAGTGGGCTCGAGTGCAGCTCTTGATACCCAGCTCGTGGCGCCAATCGCTCACGGCCGAGCCCTTCGGTGACCCGAACGGCTACACGCGCTACCAGTGGGGCGCCTTTGTGTCGCAGCAGCTGATCCTCGGCGACTACCCCGGCTACGGGCACCTCCTCAGCTATTGGCTGAACGGCCTCACCGCCAACGACGCGGCCGCGAATGCCTATGTCCAAAACTTCATGTCGAGCGTGCCAGCGGGGATCCCCAGCCAACCCTCCGGAGGGCTCTTCAGCACCATCGCGTGCCGCGAGCTCTGGGGTCACTGGCTTCCCGGGCGCGAGCTCTCCGGGGCTGAACTCAACGCCGTAGGGGCCGACCTCTGCAGCGGCATGCCTCGCAAGGACTACGACTCAGTCGATTACCTATCGACGATCCCTGCCGTCTACTTCCATGGCCCCTTCGACCCCACGACCACCACCGCTCAAGCCCAGTACCATTTCGACAACCACCACGGCTCCGTGCGCGACTTCATCACCGTCCCCAACACAGCCCACACGCCACTCACGTTGGGCCTGGCCGCCCGAGGCTGCGCGCCGCAAGTCTGGCAAGCCATCCGCGGCCAACAACAGCTGGCCACCGTGGTCGCCAGTTGCGCCCAATCCGGCGAAACCATCGACCTGGTTCATCGCGACGATTGA
- a CDS encoding phosphatase domain-containing protein: MRTPSTKRARSNALALVAAAVVLGGCGEAAEPAADAFLDPADDCATCAAKADSSLPAEGSCEAGGLLELASTASFAVLDDDVKLNRLAAKNIVEARSADGPFTTLASLDDVPYVGKSAFNALHVYAKANGFMDACQPGSSEIGIISDLDDTVIPPANPELSLPPYPGMAALYMALELHDGGKLGDLTYVTARKPDRVVEVPDWLTLHGVPMGPIETGISGVPWVAEKEKVADITRVLDARAPQRFVLFGDNTHQDPEVYRKVIADHPDRIEVALIHQVDPITDAARYDGLVLYDNAVEAAAVLEARGILTPTEADDVRVQAKAAGLDVSDAKYATWLDEHAP; the protein is encoded by the coding sequence ATGCGAACTCCGTCCACGAAGCGCGCTCGAAGCAATGCTCTGGCGCTGGTCGCCGCTGCCGTGGTCCTTGGCGGCTGTGGTGAGGCCGCCGAACCGGCCGCGGATGCCTTTCTGGATCCCGCAGACGACTGCGCGACCTGCGCAGCCAAAGCCGACTCCAGCCTTCCAGCCGAGGGCAGCTGCGAGGCAGGAGGGCTACTCGAGTTGGCGAGCACCGCCAGCTTCGCGGTCTTGGACGACGACGTGAAGCTGAACCGCTTGGCCGCCAAGAACATCGTGGAGGCGCGCAGCGCCGACGGTCCCTTCACGACCCTCGCGTCGCTGGACGACGTGCCTTACGTGGGGAAGTCGGCTTTCAATGCACTGCACGTGTACGCCAAGGCCAACGGCTTCATGGACGCTTGTCAGCCGGGATCGAGCGAGATCGGCATCATCTCCGATCTCGATGACACGGTGATTCCGCCGGCCAATCCGGAGCTGTCGCTTCCGCCCTATCCTGGGATGGCGGCGCTGTACATGGCGCTCGAGCTGCACGACGGCGGCAAGCTCGGTGATCTGACCTACGTCACCGCGCGCAAGCCGGACCGCGTCGTCGAGGTGCCCGACTGGCTCACTTTGCATGGCGTGCCGATGGGTCCCATCGAAACAGGGATCTCCGGTGTGCCGTGGGTGGCAGAGAAGGAAAAGGTTGCGGACATCACTCGCGTGCTCGATGCGCGCGCCCCGCAGCGCTTCGTGCTCTTCGGCGACAACACGCATCAAGATCCCGAAGTCTATCGCAAGGTGATCGCCGACCATCCCGACCGCATCGAGGTTGCGCTGATTCACCAGGTGGACCCGATCACGGACGCCGCGCGCTATGACGGCCTGGTGCTGTACGACAACGCCGTGGAAGCCGCGGCGGTGCTCGAGGCTCGCGGTATCTTGACGCCGACCGAGGCAGACGACGTACGAGTCCAGGCGAAAGCCGCGGGCCTCGACGTCAGCGACGCCAAATACGCGACGTGGTTGGACGAACACGCGCCTTGA
- a CDS encoding phosphatase PAP2 family protein: protein MRSLFVPLLAALLWSGVAEASEPLTWRDEWPRFRTSEGVAAGLFTGAFVANTLWLEQNEHGPSGGVLFDDAVVDALTLDDRRSRENVVLAGDLTFYSMFAYPLVDAGLAWGVRGSGEVAAQMLLIDWQSFALSGAIATASQKGVGRRRPYVDDCATDPDYDPACGNATDSNQSFVSGHTLAAFTGAGLTCVHHQHLDLYGAVGDPLACAAALTAATWVGTSRITTKNHYASDVLSGALLGLGSGYLLPSVLHYGFGSEAPTDMASVLIMPFSDGTHVGLGVAGVI, encoded by the coding sequence GTGCGGTCGCTTTTCGTCCCTCTACTGGCTGCGCTGCTTTGGAGCGGCGTTGCGGAGGCGAGCGAGCCCCTTACCTGGCGCGACGAGTGGCCGCGCTTCCGCACTTCCGAGGGCGTCGCGGCCGGGCTCTTCACCGGCGCGTTCGTGGCCAACACCTTGTGGCTCGAACAGAACGAGCATGGCCCGAGCGGCGGCGTCTTGTTCGACGACGCCGTGGTGGACGCGCTGACCCTCGACGACCGCCGCAGCCGGGAGAACGTGGTGCTGGCCGGGGATCTGACGTTCTACTCGATGTTCGCCTATCCACTGGTGGACGCTGGGCTCGCCTGGGGAGTACGCGGCAGCGGCGAAGTCGCCGCGCAAATGCTGCTCATCGACTGGCAGTCCTTCGCCTTGAGCGGAGCCATCGCCACGGCAAGCCAAAAGGGCGTCGGCCGACGCCGGCCCTACGTCGACGATTGCGCGACGGATCCCGACTACGACCCGGCTTGCGGGAACGCAACGGACAGCAATCAGAGCTTCGTCAGCGGACACACCCTTGCGGCGTTCACCGGAGCCGGCCTGACCTGCGTGCACCATCAGCACCTCGACCTCTACGGGGCCGTGGGGGATCCGCTTGCCTGCGCGGCGGCGCTCACGGCCGCAACCTGGGTCGGAACATCGCGCATCACCACCAAAAACCACTACGCCTCGGACGTGTTGTCGGGTGCACTCCTGGGCCTGGGCTCGGGCTACCTCCTACCCAGTGTGCTGCACTACGGCTTCGGTAGCGAAGCCCCGACGGACATGGCCTCGGTATTGATCATGCCGTTCAGCGACGGCACGCACGTGGGCCTGGGAGTGGCGGGAGTGATCTGA
- a CDS encoding nucleoside 2-deoxyribosyltransferase domain-containing protein — translation MPIDVFVAPDALPVDRPLLFLAGGISGCPDWHSEMIQLLSPLPKEWALLNPRRPNFPIDDPTAAEEQIAWEHHALRASRAIVFWFPEETLCPITLYELGAWSMTDRPLFVGVHPRYARRSDVEIQTRLARPDVSAPASTLAMLAGQILDQLRRSGPGVRGG, via the coding sequence ATGCCGATAGACGTCTTCGTCGCGCCCGATGCGCTGCCAGTGGATCGGCCACTGCTTTTTCTCGCCGGCGGGATCTCGGGTTGCCCAGACTGGCACAGCGAGATGATCCAGCTCCTGAGCCCGCTACCGAAAGAGTGGGCGCTGCTCAACCCGCGTCGCCCGAACTTCCCGATCGACGATCCGACGGCAGCCGAGGAGCAGATCGCCTGGGAACATCACGCACTCCGGGCGTCACGCGCAATCGTGTTCTGGTTTCCGGAAGAGACCCTCTGTCCCATCACGCTGTACGAGCTGGGAGCGTGGAGCATGACCGACCGGCCGCTGTTCGTCGGTGTGCATCCGCGCTACGCGAGACGGAGTGACGTCGAGATCCAGACGAGGCTCGCGAGGCCTGATGTGAGCGCGCCGGCGTCGACTCTCGCGATGCTCGCCGGTCAGATCCTCGACCAGCTCCGCCGCAGTGGACCTGGAGTGAGAGGGGGGTAG
- a CDS encoding bifunctional metallophosphatase/5'-nucleotidase, with amino-acid sequence MATSKQHSWWIAGMLALACGGDPAAPVDEPGDGPDDSFLAGGKADVFGIADGSAEACAIRRLAGEADFEILDVAVGLSRTAAEHIVEFRAGVDGAQGTLDDRWFKDLKSLDDVKYVGKTAFKQLAAYAKAHEAYRCGNVDLQLLAFNDFHGRLKPPSGFDGSILTDQGNVKAGGVEYLSTHVQQLRADNPNTLVVAAGDVIGATPLLSALFHDEPTIEAMNLLGLDVAAVGNHEFDEGPGELLRMQAGGCHPSDGCQDGDGFDGAHFQYLAANVVVDASQDTLFAPYQVRSFRGAHVGIIGLTLEDTPAVTSPAGVVGLSFKDEADTINALVPKLQEQGIQTIVVLLHEGGKAAGSFNGCEGISGPVFEIVDRLDPAVDVVVTGHTNAAHICNINDTLVTSAASFGKLLTKVDLAVDELSGDVTSMSANNLVVTRNVPRHAEQTALIAKYDALSASTAGEVVGQITGNITRSASGPGDSRLGSLLSDAQLAATAGDAELAFMNPGGIRADLITWHAQHGEPEGAVTYEEAFEVQPFGNRLVTLTLSGQQIYDLLEQQWTATPTGEKQYVLQVSAGFTYTWDPAKPLGQRVVPGSVSLNGAPVALGAKVRVTVTDFLAGGGDGFTVLAEGTDRVVGPEDLEAFRAYLKASSPVAPPELGRITRL; translated from the coding sequence ATGGCAACGAGCAAGCAGCATTCGTGGTGGATCGCGGGGATGTTGGCTCTGGCTTGTGGCGGCGACCCCGCGGCGCCGGTCGATGAACCCGGCGACGGCCCGGACGATAGCTTTCTCGCCGGCGGCAAGGCCGACGTCTTCGGGATCGCCGACGGCAGCGCTGAGGCGTGCGCGATTCGTCGCCTCGCTGGCGAAGCGGACTTCGAAATCCTCGACGTTGCCGTCGGCTTGAGTCGCACGGCCGCCGAACACATCGTGGAGTTCCGCGCTGGCGTCGACGGCGCCCAGGGCACGCTGGACGATCGTTGGTTCAAGGATCTGAAGAGCCTGGACGACGTGAAGTACGTCGGCAAGACGGCGTTCAAGCAGCTCGCCGCCTACGCCAAGGCTCATGAGGCCTACCGTTGCGGCAACGTCGACCTGCAGCTGCTCGCCTTCAACGACTTCCACGGGCGCTTGAAGCCGCCGTCTGGGTTCGATGGCAGCATCCTGACCGATCAGGGCAACGTCAAAGCCGGTGGCGTCGAGTATCTCTCGACCCACGTGCAGCAGCTGCGCGCCGACAATCCGAACACTCTCGTGGTTGCTGCGGGCGACGTGATCGGCGCGACGCCGCTGCTTTCAGCGCTCTTTCATGACGAGCCGACCATCGAGGCCATGAACCTTCTGGGTCTCGACGTGGCTGCCGTGGGCAACCACGAGTTCGATGAAGGCCCAGGGGAACTCCTGCGCATGCAGGCGGGCGGATGTCATCCAAGCGACGGATGTCAGGACGGCGACGGCTTCGACGGCGCTCACTTTCAGTATCTGGCCGCCAATGTGGTGGTCGACGCCAGTCAGGACACCTTGTTTGCTCCCTACCAAGTGCGCAGCTTCCGCGGAGCGCACGTTGGCATCATCGGCTTGACCCTGGAGGACACGCCGGCCGTCACGTCCCCCGCAGGCGTGGTTGGCCTTTCTTTCAAGGACGAAGCCGACACGATCAACGCGCTGGTTCCCAAGCTGCAGGAACAGGGCATTCAGACCATCGTCGTGCTCTTGCACGAGGGCGGCAAGGCGGCGGGCAGCTTCAACGGTTGCGAGGGGATCTCAGGGCCGGTGTTCGAGATCGTCGATCGACTGGACCCGGCGGTGGATGTCGTGGTCACGGGGCACACGAACGCCGCTCACATCTGCAACATCAATGACACCCTGGTCACGAGTGCCGCTTCTTTCGGCAAGCTGTTGACCAAGGTCGACCTCGCGGTCGACGAGCTGTCGGGGGATGTGACGTCGATGAGCGCGAACAACCTCGTCGTCACCCGGAACGTGCCGCGCCACGCGGAGCAAACCGCGCTGATCGCCAAGTACGATGCGCTCTCTGCTTCGACGGCAGGTGAGGTCGTGGGCCAGATCACCGGCAACATCACGCGAAGCGCGTCGGGCCCGGGCGACTCGCGCTTGGGCAGCCTGCTCAGCGACGCGCAGCTGGCAGCGACCGCCGGCGACGCCGAACTGGCCTTCATGAATCCAGGTGGCATTCGCGCCGATCTGATCACCTGGCACGCTCAACATGGCGAGCCGGAAGGCGCGGTGACCTACGAAGAAGCCTTCGAGGTACAACCCTTCGGCAATCGTCTGGTGACGCTGACGCTCAGCGGACAGCAGATCTACGATCTGCTCGAGCAGCAGTGGACCGCGACGCCGACCGGCGAAAAGCAGTACGTGCTGCAAGTGTCCGCGGGCTTCACCTACACGTGGGATCCGGCCAAGCCCTTGGGGCAGCGTGTGGTGCCTGGCAGCGTGTCCCTGAATGGTGCGCCCGTTGCCCTGGGCGCCAAGGTGCGCGTCACCGTCACCGACTTCTTGGCCGGCGGCGGCGACGGCTTCACGGTCTTGGCCGAGGGGACGGATCGAGTGGTGGGGCCCGAGGATCTGGAGGCATTCCGCGCGTACCTGAAAGCTTCGAGTCCCGTCGCGCCGCCCGAGCTCGGGCGCATCACACGCCTGTGA